A segment of the Siphonobacter curvatus genome:
GGCCGTTGGGCAGGTGATGCAATTCATCCAAGAAAAGGAAAACTGGGCCGAGACGGTATGCATTCATGGCGATGGGGCACAGGCTGTTTCCTTTGCTCAGGCTCTGTACACTCATTTTCAGGAACAAGGCATTCAGCCTCAGTCACCCGTTTAGTAAGTAAATTACTCCCTTTTTCTTTCATATATGGCAGCTAAGCCTACCTCTACCTTATCCACGCTACTCGGAGCTGCCTTTCTGATGGCTACTTCGGCCATTGGACCGGGTTTCCTCACCCAAACCACGCTTTTTACGGTACAATTAAAAGCCAGTTTTGGCTTTGTGATTTTGCTGTCCATTTTGCTGGACATTGGTGTACAGCTCAACATCTGGCGAATCGTCATTGCTTCCGGTCAGCGAGCACCCGATTTAGCCAATGCTCTCTTGCCGGGTGTCGGGCACTTTTTATCGATCCTGATTGCCCTGGGCGGACTGGTTTTTAACATCGGAAATATTGCCGGAGCAGGCCTGGGACTGCAAGTTTTGCTGGGGATACCCGTCGCCGTAGGAGCGGGGCTGAGTGCCGGACTGGCCATTGTTCTATTTCTGGTGAAAGACGCCCTGCGAGCCATGGATCAGTTTTCAAAAATACTGGGTCTGTTGATGATCGCTTTAACGCTGTACGTGGTCTGGACAGCCCATCCGCCTTTGGGCTTAGCCGTAGAAAAAACCTTTCTGCCTGACACCATCGATACCACGGCCATCATTACGCTAGTGGGTGGAACCGTGGGAGGGTACATCACCTTTGCCGGTGCTCACCGCCTGCTTGAGGCGGGTATGAGTGGTCCGGAGGCCATTCCACAAACCAATCGGGGGGCGGTTACAGGCATTGCTGTAGCTTCGGTGATGCGGATTTTACTCTTTTTGGCGGCTTTGGGCGTCGTGATGCAGGGCTTACCGATTGATGCGGCCAATCCGCCCGCTTCCATGTTTCAGCAGGCAGCTGGCTTGCTGGGGTACAAGCTGTTTGGACTCGTGATGTGGAGTGCCGCCATTACCTCGGTCGTGGGTTCGGCGTATACGTCAGTGACCTTTGTTCGTACGATGCATGCACGGCTGAACAATCAAACCAAAGCCGTCACGGTAGGATTCATCGCCCTGTCAGCTCTTATTTTTATGCTGGTAGGAAACCCCGTAACGATTCTGGTGGCTGCCGGAGCCCTGAACGGCATGATCCTGCCCGTAGCTTTACTGATCCTGTTAATTGCGGTACACCGACTTCCTTTTGGTAAAACCTATCGTCATCCCTTTTGGCTTACGCTGGTGGGAGTGCTCATCATGGTTGTGATGGGATGGATGGCCGTTCGTACTCTGAGCAGTTTATAAAGCAAAAGAGGCTGAACAACGGATCCTGTTGTTCAGCCTCTTTTGCTTTATATTTAGCCGTATTAGTCTTCGTCCTCATTCGAATTGCTCCGGCAAAGCAACGCTACGGCGGTGGCGGTAACCAGAGCACCAACGGCCAGCTTGGTAATGAGTCCTTTGCGATTGTATTTCCACTCTGCGTTCCAGCCTTTCTCGGCCAGAATATTCGGAACGTAGCCTCGCTTCAAATCATCAATGATTCCTTCGACTACGTTGACGCGGTCCGCAAACAAAAGCGGTAACCAGTGACCGTACTCCGATTCACTGAATTTAAAGGCATATCGACGGATGGCTCCGCTCATTCCGGAAGGGGGACTTGAAGTTCCGAAAACGGCCGTTATACCGGGTCGTTCGTTGGAATGAAGCACTTCCACGTTGACGGGTTGCTGGGGCGGTTTTTCGTAGTTGAGCCGCCGATGATCATCCCCCGTGTAGTTTTTCATGGGGTAGGTGGGTTCATTTTTAGGGTCCGCATCAATCCCCCAGCCCTTGATATGTGCGTAATTACTGGCTAAATCTTCCATACAATTTTTGTTTATACCCGTGCAGAAGGTGGAATAAGAATTGTCTTGATACAGTTATCCAGCTTGGCTGAAAAAATGTGATAGGCATCGGAAACTTCCTCCAGCGGAACGCGGTGCGTGACGATACCTTTCGGATCAATTCGCCCCGCCTGTACGTGCTCAATAAGCCTGGGCAGCAGGCGTTTGACCGAGGCTTGATTGGCCCGAATCGTAATGCCTTTGTTGACGACATTTCCAATGGGAATGAGGTTATCCGTAGGGCCGTATACGCCGACGACCGAAACAATGCCTCCTTTTTTCACGGAGTTGATGGCCCAGTGCAGAGCCGTGGCCGATCCCGCCTGCAGCATCAGTTTACGCCCCGTAATCGTTTGTAAGGCACTACCCGCCGCATCGCCGCCAACGGCATCAATACATACGTCCGCTCCGTAGAAATCCGTTGCCTTCTTCAAGAATAAAACCGGGTCCTGCATCGAACGGAAATTGTAGGCTTCACACTGGGCGTAGGTACGCACGAAATCGAGTCGGTACTCCAAGTGATCAATGACAATGACGCGGCCCGCCCCAAACAGCCAGGCACATTTAGCCGCCATGATCCCCACGGGGCCCGCCCCAAAAACAACGACGGTGTCACCGGGCTTGATACCGCCCATTTCCGCTGCCTGGTAGCCTGTGGGTACCACATCAGTCAGCAATACGGCATCATCCGGATGTATATCCGCCGGAATAACCATAGGGCCTACATCGGCGAAAGGTACCCGGACGTACTCAGCCTGACCGCCGTCGTAGCCGCCCGCCGTATGGGAGTATCCATAAATCCCTCCCACAGCGGTTGCTTCCGGATTGGATTCATGACAGTTACCGTAGAGTCCCTGCTTACAGAACGAGCAGGTGCCGCAGGCAATGTTGAACGGAACCAGTACATGATCGCCGACTTTCAGGTTTTGTACGGAAGATCCGATTTCTTCGACGACGCCAATGAATTCATGGCCGAAGGTCATACCTACCCGAGTATCTGGTACCAGACCGTGGTAGAGGTGTAAATCGGAACCACAGATACACGAACGAGTCACGCGTACGATGGCATCTTGGGGATGTTGAATTTCGGGATAGGGTTTGTGGTCTACACGTACCCTGAAGGGTCCCCGGTAGTTCATAGCAAGCATACGTACGTTTGGTTATAGGTGAAATGTGTGCTTTAGAAAAGCGTATCTTGAATAGCAACCCACTCACGTAGTATAGCAGCAGGTTTGGATTACGTATATTCTCAAAAAAAATCGAACCAGTTTTTGGCAAACCATGCAATCGAACGGTTAAGTACTTGCTCTATACGACCGAGTACTGCTTGATTGACAAAAGCGAGGAGATCTAGAAAATGATTGCCATCCATATAAGCAGGAGATCTGGTAGAGAAAAAAATGCTACTAACGAAGCGGTATACTAATGGCCAGATAGCTTTCTGAGTAAAGAGGTTCTGGTTTTTAGGTACTTAACAGGTTGCTTCTTTTCAGTCTTTG
Coding sequences within it:
- a CDS encoding NRAMP family divalent metal transporter, producing MAAKPTSTLSTLLGAAFLMATSAIGPGFLTQTTLFTVQLKASFGFVILLSILLDIGVQLNIWRIVIASGQRAPDLANALLPGVGHFLSILIALGGLVFNIGNIAGAGLGLQVLLGIPVAVGAGLSAGLAIVLFLVKDALRAMDQFSKILGLLMIALTLYVVWTAHPPLGLAVEKTFLPDTIDTTAIITLVGGTVGGYITFAGAHRLLEAGMSGPEAIPQTNRGAVTGIAVASVMRILLFLAALGVVMQGLPIDAANPPASMFQQAAGLLGYKLFGLVMWSAAITSVVGSAYTSVTFVRTMHARLNNQTKAVTVGFIALSALIFMLVGNPVTILVAAGALNGMILPVALLILLIAVHRLPFGKTYRHPFWLTLVGVLIMVVMGWMAVRTLSSL
- a CDS encoding zinc-dependent alcohol dehydrogenase — its product is MLAMNYRGPFRVRVDHKPYPEIQHPQDAIVRVTRSCICGSDLHLYHGLVPDTRVGMTFGHEFIGVVEEIGSSVQNLKVGDHVLVPFNIACGTCSFCKQGLYGNCHESNPEATAVGGIYGYSHTAGGYDGGQAEYVRVPFADVGPMVIPADIHPDDAVLLTDVVPTGYQAAEMGGIKPGDTVVVFGAGPVGIMAAKCAWLFGAGRVIVIDHLEYRLDFVRTYAQCEAYNFRSMQDPVLFLKKATDFYGADVCIDAVGGDAAGSALQTITGRKLMLQAGSATALHWAINSVKKGGIVSVVGVYGPTDNLIPIGNVVNKGITIRANQASVKRLLPRLIEHVQAGRIDPKGIVTHRVPLEEVSDAYHIFSAKLDNCIKTILIPPSARV